One window of Acidobacteriota bacterium genomic DNA carries:
- the ybgF gene encoding tol-pal system protein YbgF, producing MKRCLSAGVLLFLMAGLAAAGAKEEYIRLQNDIMTVQNQIRMLQKSVDESGAVSKTLMEQLINQMSAVIRIVDQLNSRQEEQSRAGDENIEDLINTIRALAAKIDDQSVKIANLTRSLEATQASLEEMKSRRPKAETTPDGRQLPLPADQLYSLAYNDYIQGNFELAVQGFLDFLANYKESELADNAQYYIGDCYFNQGRHTDAVEAFSQVISLFPKGDKAPAALLKSGLAHLSLNNNPAAVDAFKNVILKYPDSPEANIAIQQLQILGVDPPARPKKR from the coding sequence ATGAAGCGATGCCTGTCGGCGGGAGTGCTGCTGTTCCTGATGGCCGGCCTGGCCGCGGCCGGGGCGAAGGAGGAGTACATCCGCCTGCAAAACGACATCATGACCGTCCAGAACCAGATCCGGATGCTGCAAAAAAGCGTGGATGAGAGCGGCGCTGTATCCAAGACCCTGATGGAGCAACTTATCAACCAGATGAGCGCGGTCATCCGCATCGTCGACCAGCTCAACAGCCGCCAGGAAGAGCAGTCCCGCGCCGGCGACGAGAACATCGAGGATCTGATCAACACAATCCGGGCACTCGCCGCAAAGATCGACGACCAGAGCGTCAAGATCGCCAACCTGACCCGCAGTCTGGAGGCGACCCAGGCATCGCTCGAGGAGATGAAATCCCGCCGGCCCAAGGCGGAAACCACGCCCGACGGCAGGCAGCTCCCGCTGCCGGCCGACCAACTGTATTCGCTGGCGTATAACGATTACATCCAGGGCAATTTTGAATTGGCCGTACAGGGCTTTCTGGATTTTCTCGCGAACTACAAGGAGTCCGAACTCGCCGACAACGCCCAGTATTACATCGGCGACTGTTATTTCAACCAGGGACGCCACACGGACGCGGTAGAGGCGTTCAGCCAGGTGATCAGCCTGTTTCCAAAAGGGGACAAAGCCCCCGCCGCCTTGCTGAAAAGTGGGCTGGCCCACCTGTCCTTGAACAACAATCCGGCCGCTGTGGATGCTTTTAAAAATGTGATCCTGAAATACCCCGATTCCCCGGAGGCCAACATCGCGATTCAGCAACTGCAGATTCTCGGCGTGGACCCTCCTGCCCGACCGAAAAAACGCTGA
- a CDS encoding flagellar motor protein MotA has protein sequence MATAASGGFSGGIFELIRSAGIVAQGVFLLLLIFSIFSWAIIFQKLVLFRKVERQSLSFLQLFHESSKLSEIYKRSSDFKNSPLTGVFLAGYSELNAQLTARHAPDGDAAPTLHIKSISNVERTLRKASAVELTHLERSLNWLATTGSVTPFIGLFGTVVGIIDAFHGLGQLETTSIQAVAPGIAEALYATAFGLFAAIPAVIFFNHFLSRIKHMASLLDDFTTELTNLVERNFT, from the coding sequence ATAGCCACCGCAGCTTCAGGCGGGTTCTCAGGCGGGATTTTCGAGCTCATCCGCAGCGCTGGGATCGTGGCCCAAGGCGTCTTCCTGCTGCTGCTGATCTTTTCAATTTTTTCCTGGGCCATCATTTTCCAGAAGCTGGTGCTCTTCCGCAAAGTGGAACGCCAATCCCTCAGTTTTCTGCAGCTTTTCCATGAAAGCAGCAAGCTATCCGAAATTTACAAACGGAGCAGCGATTTCAAGAACAGCCCGCTGACGGGCGTCTTCCTGGCCGGTTATAGCGAACTCAACGCTCAACTCACCGCCCGGCATGCACCCGACGGCGATGCCGCCCCGACGCTGCACATCAAGAGTATCTCCAACGTCGAGCGGACGCTGCGGAAGGCCTCCGCCGTGGAGCTCACCCATCTGGAGCGTTCCCTGAACTGGCTGGCGACCACCGGCTCGGTCACTCCGTTCATCGGCCTGTTCGGGACCGTGGTGGGTATCATCGACGCCTTCCACGGTCTCGGCCAGTTGGAGACCACCTCCATCCAGGCCGTAGCGCCCGGCATCGCCGAAGCCCTGTACGCCACCGCCTTCGGCCTGTTCGCCGCGATCCCGGCAGTGATTTTCTTCAACCATTTTCTCTCCCGGATCAAGCATATGGCGTCACTGCTGGATGATTTTACAACCGAGTTAACCAACCTGGTGGAACGCAACTTCACGTGA
- the miaB gene encoding tRNA (N6-isopentenyl adenosine(37)-C2)-methylthiotransferase MiaB, whose amino-acid sequence MTESKTFFIRTFGCQMNVLDSEKAAGLLVSAGWRKAARPQDADLILFNTCCVREKPVQKVFSYLGQTLALKGQRPGLRVGVLGCVAQQQGLEMMNQFDGLDLVLGTRKIHRLIRHLDDLDAGRIARCVDVDMDDDPLPVEMDTILRETSFRAFVTIMEGCDNFCAYCVVPHTRGRERSRPSDRILAEIHHLVADGAVEIMLLGQNVNSYRDPAGAIPEFADLLATVAAVPGLKRLRFTTSHPKDFNERLLRVMMAHPVICNQLHLPAQSGSTRILAAMNRKYTAEEYRNQVAMIRRAERSISLSSDFIVGFPGESEPDFEETVALLRYVRYDSIFSFMYSPRPGTPAFEQPDTIPRSVKQARLVRLQATQEAIQLENNRGEIGSIREVLVDGRGREPGQLASRTTENKIVHFLGEASLVGRFCRVRITDASAHSLRGERVPDPRDG is encoded by the coding sequence ATGACTGAGAGCAAAACATTTTTCATCCGCACATTCGGTTGCCAGATGAACGTACTCGACTCGGAAAAAGCCGCCGGCCTGCTTGTCTCCGCCGGATGGCGGAAGGCCGCCCGGCCGCAGGACGCCGACCTCATTCTCTTCAACACCTGCTGTGTTCGGGAAAAGCCGGTGCAGAAAGTGTTCTCTTATCTCGGGCAGACGCTGGCGCTCAAGGGGCAGCGCCCGGGTCTGCGGGTGGGCGTCCTGGGTTGCGTGGCGCAACAGCAGGGGTTGGAGATGATGAACCAGTTTGACGGGCTGGACCTGGTTCTCGGCACACGCAAGATCCACCGACTGATCCGCCACCTGGATGACCTGGACGCCGGCCGGATCGCGCGATGTGTGGATGTGGACATGGATGACGATCCCTTGCCCGTCGAGATGGATACGATTCTGCGTGAGACGTCGTTTCGGGCGTTTGTGACCATCATGGAGGGGTGCGACAATTTTTGCGCCTACTGCGTGGTGCCGCACACCCGGGGGCGGGAACGGAGCCGCCCATCCGATCGGATCCTCGCTGAAATCCATCACCTCGTGGCCGACGGGGCGGTGGAGATCATGCTGCTGGGACAGAACGTCAACTCATACCGCGATCCGGCCGGGGCGATTCCCGAGTTCGCCGACCTCCTCGCGACAGTTGCCGCAGTTCCCGGCCTGAAGCGGCTGCGGTTCACGACCTCGCACCCCAAGGATTTCAACGAACGACTGCTCCGGGTCATGATGGCTCACCCGGTGATCTGCAACCAGCTCCATCTGCCGGCGCAATCCGGCTCAACCCGCATTCTGGCGGCGATGAACCGCAAGTACACGGCTGAAGAATACCGCAACCAGGTGGCCATGATCCGGCGGGCGGAGCGATCCATCAGTCTGTCGTCCGATTTCATCGTCGGCTTTCCGGGAGAGTCGGAGCCGGATTTCGAAGAGACCGTGGCACTGCTGCGGTACGTCCGCTACGACTCGATTTTCTCGTTCATGTATTCCCCGCGTCCGGGGACGCCGGCTTTCGAGCAGCCGGATACAATTCCGCGGTCGGTCAAGCAGGCACGACTCGTTCGGCTGCAGGCGACGCAAGAGGCGATTCAGTTGGAAAACAACCGCGGTGAAATCGGCTCAATCCGGGAGGTGCTGGTGGATGGACGGGGCCGCGAACCGGGGCAACTCGCCTCCCGGACCACCGAGAACAAGATCGTCCATTTTCTAGGCGAAGCCTCCCTTGTGGGCCGTTTCTGCCGGGTGCGCATCACCGACGCCAGCGCTCACTCGCTGCGGGGTGAACGGGTGCCGGACCCCAGGGATGGCTGA
- a CDS encoding biopolymer transporter ExbD, producing the protein MAFTNPNGRTMTSLAEINVTPLVDVMLVLLVIFMVTAPIIQAGIEVNLPRTRHVKNFNPHQQYVVSIDERSNLYFMTRQIHINDLGPALRQRLGQDLNQPIYLQADGDVRFAVVVKVMDTLREHAFTNIQIVTRPMIQQRKP; encoded by the coding sequence ATGGCGTTCACAAACCCCAATGGCCGGACGATGACGTCGTTGGCCGAGATCAACGTCACCCCCCTGGTGGATGTCATGCTGGTCCTGCTGGTGATTTTTATGGTCACCGCACCCATTATCCAGGCGGGCATCGAGGTCAACCTGCCCCGCACGCGGCATGTCAAGAATTTCAATCCGCACCAGCAGTATGTCGTCTCCATCGATGAGCGGAGCAACTTGTATTTCATGACCCGCCAGATCCACATCAACGATCTGGGCCCGGCCCTGCGCCAGCGCCTCGGCCAGGACCTCAATCAACCGATCTATCTGCAGGCGGACGGTGACGTCCGGTTCGCCGTCGTCGTCAAGGTGATGGACACGCTCCGCGAACACGCCTTCACCAATATCCAGATCGTTACGCGACCCATGATCCAACAACGCAAGCCATGA
- the pal gene encoding peptidoglycan-associated lipoprotein Pal — protein MKLNKRLLVVGAAAILLFLGGGCKKRTPVGAPPPSQQQLAAPTITLTAQPPIIAEGASTTLNWTATNATGVTIETVGQFPPQGSTVVSPKASTTYVAVATGAGGTVSAQSRVTVTPAPVTTTTTTETPRVDETDQGLNVEQIFKNEVQDIFFEFDRAEVTAEYRDILRQNAEVLLRRLPRVSIMIEGHCDERGTEEYNLGLGDKRANSARDYLVSLGVSATRIKTISYGEERPFDPAHTEKAWAKNRRAHFVLIKP, from the coding sequence ATGAAACTGAACAAACGGCTTCTTGTCGTCGGCGCGGCCGCGATCCTGCTGTTTCTCGGCGGGGGCTGCAAGAAGCGCACTCCCGTTGGAGCACCGCCGCCAAGCCAGCAACAGTTGGCGGCGCCAACCATCACGTTAACTGCCCAGCCGCCGATCATAGCCGAGGGGGCTTCCACCACCCTGAACTGGACGGCCACCAACGCCACGGGGGTGACGATCGAAACCGTGGGCCAGTTCCCGCCCCAGGGATCGACAGTGGTCTCACCCAAAGCCTCAACGACCTACGTGGCGGTGGCAACAGGCGCCGGCGGCACCGTGAGCGCCCAGTCACGCGTAACGGTCACTCCCGCCCCGGTCACCACCACGACTACCACCGAGACGCCCCGGGTGGATGAGACCGATCAGGGGCTCAATGTCGAGCAGATTTTCAAAAACGAGGTCCAGGACATCTTCTTTGAATTTGATCGCGCCGAGGTCACCGCCGAGTACCGGGACATCCTGCGCCAGAATGCGGAGGTGCTCCTCCGCCGGCTGCCCCGGGTCAGCATCATGATCGAAGGGCATTGCGACGAGCGCGGCACCGAGGAATACAACCTCGGACTCGGCGATAAGCGCGCGAACTCGGCCCGTGATTACCTGGTGTCGCTTGGGGTGAGTGCCACCCGGATCAAGACGATCTCCTATGGCGAAGAACGCCCGTTCGATCCCGCGCACACTGAGAAAGCCTGGGCCAAAAACCGCCGGGCGCACTTCGTTTTGATCAAACCGTGA
- a CDS encoding single-stranded DNA-binding protein: MKGLNKVMLIGRLGRDPELRYTQNGQTVAKFSVATDEVWVDKSGTKQSRVEWHNIVAWGKLAEICNQYLKKGRLVYVEGRIQTRQWEDQSGGKRSTTEIVISDMNILESRTAAAAEPAAAEYGDSTVSRDEPPVVDEPITDDDVPF; this comes from the coding sequence ATGAAAGGACTGAACAAGGTCATGTTGATCGGCCGCTTGGGACGCGATCCCGAGTTGCGGTACACCCAGAACGGACAGACCGTCGCCAAGTTTTCTGTCGCCACCGACGAGGTCTGGGTGGATAAGAGCGGCACCAAGCAGTCCCGGGTCGAGTGGCACAACATCGTCGCCTGGGGCAAGCTGGCGGAAATTTGCAACCAGTACCTCAAGAAGGGTCGTCTGGTTTACGTCGAGGGCCGCATTCAGACCCGACAGTGGGAAGACCAGAGCGGCGGCAAGCGGTCCACCACGGAGATCGTCATCTCCGACATGAACATCCTCGAGAGCCGCACCGCCGCCGCGGCCGAACCTGCCGCGGCCGAATACGGCGACTCCACCGTCTCCCGTGATGAGCCGCCGGTCGTGGACGAGCCCATCACCGATGACGACGTTCCATTTTAG
- a CDS encoding TonB C-terminal domain-containing protein — protein MTVDDRHYHYQSLVSEGDRRKFLISSIMSHFLLVTVILVWQFAAPNGPTLTLGGGGGGGSRAIGVGLVEGLPAGQEYFKPPVTLPEPVAAPAAKPAESIMETDRPDDFLKTTRPDRKSATEKPAAPAAAAAPAPPGPVSTGDHAPGVRGGTGTGGPDGGTGHGVSIGGAGEGFYDSWYARQVEQRVGSNWLESRMGIQFSGKHRTLIQFAVSPEGRIEDIQIVESTGPEAFERSALRAVRASDPLPPLPVQYRMQRNRVRFVAIFEHPTP, from the coding sequence ATGACCGTCGATGACCGTCATTACCACTATCAGTCTCTGGTCTCCGAGGGAGACCGTCGCAAATTCCTCATCTCTTCGATCATGTCGCATTTTTTGTTGGTCACGGTCATTCTGGTATGGCAATTTGCCGCTCCCAACGGCCCCACGCTGACTCTTGGTGGTGGCGGCGGTGGAGGCAGTCGCGCAATCGGTGTCGGCCTGGTTGAAGGTCTGCCGGCAGGGCAGGAGTACTTCAAACCGCCGGTCACACTTCCGGAACCCGTTGCCGCGCCGGCGGCAAAGCCCGCGGAGTCGATCATGGAGACTGACCGCCCGGATGATTTCCTCAAAACCACCCGGCCGGATCGGAAGTCCGCTACCGAAAAGCCCGCCGCTCCAGCGGCTGCCGCAGCGCCCGCTCCACCGGGACCGGTCAGCACCGGCGACCACGCTCCGGGGGTTCGCGGCGGCACCGGCACCGGCGGGCCGGACGGGGGCACCGGTCACGGTGTTTCCATCGGCGGAGCGGGCGAAGGTTTCTACGACTCCTGGTACGCCCGTCAGGTGGAACAGCGGGTGGGCAGCAACTGGCTGGAGTCCCGCATGGGCATCCAGTTCTCGGGAAAACACCGGACTCTCATTCAATTTGCCGTGAGTCCCGAAGGGAGGATTGAGGACATCCAGATCGTTGAATCAACTGGCCCGGAAGCCTTTGAACGTTCGGCGCTGCGGGCGGTTCGGGCATCGGACCCCTTGCCTCCCCTGCCCGTTCAATATAGAATGCAAAGGAATCGCGTTCGGTTCGTGGCCATATTCGAGCATCCGACACCTTGA
- the recN gene encoding DNA repair protein RecN produces MLRYLHIRNIATIEDLEIEFGPGLNVITGETGSGKSILIDAVGLLAGARGSVDLIRSGENRAMVEGVFDLPEGSPVWPLLAAEGIERDDLEDGLQVRRELAAGSSGRVQVAGRLVATAFRRRLGDELLEIHGQHDCRLLLQPRYHLQLLDNYHDQRNMLRTVQELARRIAATRAELDRLVHDEQTRLQRLDLLDFQAAEIDAVHPVQGEETQLNDERRILVNAEKLFQLSTETHDLLYENEGAVLRQLGRLFHRHQEMAAIDPRLARTAETLQNVIFQLEDAAFTARDHAATVEYNENRLNEIESRLMQLDRLKRKYGPTIEAVLEYNQNVLAERERLRDSDARTTRLQQEVGELMGQYRQAADALSQARQKAARSVEREMKKHLDELDMKGTRFQVRILPIEAGDTPPTTGLDDVEFLASPNVGEELRPLHKIASGGELSRLALAIKLILRSEPDAVLIFDEIDAGIGGGTTEVVGRKLSRVAASNQCFCVTHSPHIAAQADHHLRVEKSVAGGRTFTAIQRLNQAEKIDELARMLGGVQITEITRKHARQLLGRA; encoded by the coding sequence GTGCTCCGCTATCTGCACATCCGGAATATCGCCACGATCGAGGATCTCGAGATCGAATTCGGCCCCGGCCTCAACGTGATCACTGGGGAGACGGGTTCCGGGAAATCGATCCTGATCGACGCTGTGGGGCTCCTGGCCGGTGCCCGAGGCTCAGTGGATCTCATCCGCAGCGGTGAGAACCGGGCCATGGTGGAAGGTGTCTTTGACCTGCCTGAGGGCAGTCCCGTCTGGCCGCTGTTGGCGGCCGAGGGCATCGAACGGGACGATCTCGAAGATGGCCTCCAGGTTCGGCGGGAACTGGCGGCCGGCAGCAGCGGACGCGTTCAGGTGGCCGGTCGACTCGTCGCCACGGCGTTCCGGCGGCGCCTGGGTGATGAGCTGCTGGAGATCCACGGCCAGCACGATTGCCGCCTGCTGCTGCAGCCCCGCTACCACCTCCAGCTGCTCGACAATTACCATGATCAGCGGAACATGCTGCGAACGGTTCAGGAGCTGGCGCGCCGGATCGCCGCGACTCGCGCCGAGTTAGACCGGTTGGTTCATGACGAGCAGACCCGGCTGCAGCGGTTGGATCTGCTGGACTTTCAGGCGGCGGAGATTGACGCCGTCCATCCGGTTCAAGGCGAGGAAACTCAGCTCAATGACGAGCGGCGGATTCTCGTCAACGCGGAGAAGCTGTTCCAGCTTTCCACCGAGACCCACGACTTGCTCTATGAGAACGAGGGAGCGGTCTTGCGCCAGCTGGGCCGGCTGTTCCACCGACACCAGGAGATGGCCGCCATCGATCCGCGCCTGGCCCGAACCGCCGAGACTCTTCAAAACGTGATCTTCCAACTCGAGGACGCCGCATTCACCGCCCGTGACCATGCGGCCACCGTCGAGTACAACGAGAACCGGCTGAATGAGATCGAATCCCGGTTGATGCAGTTGGACCGGCTCAAGCGCAAATATGGGCCGACCATCGAGGCCGTCCTGGAATACAATCAGAATGTCCTGGCGGAACGCGAGCGGTTGCGCGATTCGGATGCGCGCACGACCCGGCTGCAGCAGGAGGTGGGCGAACTGATGGGGCAGTACCGGCAAGCCGCCGACGCCCTGAGCCAGGCACGCCAGAAGGCCGCCCGGAGCGTGGAACGGGAGATGAAAAAGCATCTCGACGAGCTCGACATGAAAGGGACGCGGTTCCAGGTACGCATCCTGCCGATCGAGGCGGGGGATACGCCGCCCACCACCGGTCTGGACGATGTGGAATTCCTCGCCAGCCCCAACGTCGGTGAAGAGCTGCGACCGCTGCACAAGATCGCGTCCGGAGGAGAGCTTTCGCGGCTGGCTCTGGCCATCAAATTGATCCTGCGTTCGGAGCCCGACGCGGTGCTCATCTTCGACGAGATCGACGCCGGCATCGGCGGCGGCACCACCGAGGTCGTCGGCCGAAAGCTGAGCCGGGTGGCCGCGAGCAATCAGTGCTTCTGTGTCACCCACTCGCCCCACATCGCGGCCCAAGCCGATCACCATCTCCGGGTGGAGAAGTCGGTCGCCGGCGGACGCACCTTCACCGCCATCCAACGGCTCAACCAGGCGGAAAAAATTGACGAACTGGCCCGGATGCTGGGCGGCGTCCAGATCACCGAGATCACCCGCAAACATGCCCGGCAGCTCCTGGGCAGAGCGTGA